The Punica granatum isolate Tunisia-2019 chromosome 4, ASM765513v2, whole genome shotgun sequence genome has a window encoding:
- the LOC116205515 gene encoding transcription factor MYB8-like, whose protein sequence is MRKPCCDKEGNNKGAWSKQEDQKLIEYIRVHGEGSWRSLPKAAGLHRCGKSCRLRWINYLRPDIKRGNFAQDEEDLIIKLHALLGNRWSLIAGRLPGRTDNEVKNYWNSHIKKKLIGMGIDPNNHKLSQTTPPQPQSNSNGFRAATSSGSSMDVDACNVHQPHKSSGDNHVTNSGQRPSDEASCLEDETSSQSHERHNLNLDLTISFPSPRVTFFKETGAGTELSASCREIDCGGSPTTLLLFR, encoded by the exons ATGAGAAAGCCTTGCTGCGACAAGGAAGGGAACAACAAGGGAGCCTGGTCCAAGCAAGAGGACCAGAAGCTCATCGAATACATTCGTGTTCACGGGGAAGGCAGTTGGCGCTCTCTCCCCAAGGCTGCAG GGCTTCACCGTTGCGGGAAGAGCTGCAGGCTGAGATGGATAAACTACCTGAGGCCCGACATTAAAAGAGGAAACTTTGCTCAGGATGAGGAGGACCTCATCATCAAGCTCCATGCCCTCCTCGGCAATCG GTGGTCGTTGATTGCTGGAAGGTTGCCCGGAAGAACAGACAATGAGGTCAAGAATTACTGGAATTCCCACATCAAAAAGAAGCTCATAGGCATGGGAATCGATCCTAACAATCACAAGCTATCCCAAACGACCCCTCCTCAACCTCAGAGCAATAGTAACGGCTTCCGTGCAGCTACATCTTCCGGATCATCGATGGATGTTGATGCATGCAATGTTCATCAACCCCATAAATCCTCCGGCGACAACCATGTTACAAACTCTGGCCAAAGGCCCTCCGATGAGGCAAGCTGTCTTGAGGATGAAACTTCCAGTCAGTCGCATGAACGCCACAATTTGAACCTTGATCTCACAATTTCATTTCCTTCTCCTCGGGTCACCTTCTTCAAAGAGACCGGCGCTGGCACTGAGCTTTCGGCCAGTTGCAGAGAGATCGATTGTGGGGGTTCTCCAACCACACTTCTCCTCTTCAGATAA